Proteins from a genomic interval of Quercus robur chromosome 9, dhQueRobu3.1, whole genome shotgun sequence:
- the LOC126698936 gene encoding cytochrome b561 and DOMON domain-containing protein At3g25290-like, giving the protein MDSHQSSVILLLSFCSLLLISPSHAQTCTSQTFTNNALYSKCLDLPHLSSYLHWTLNAANSSLSIAFMAQPAGTNGWVAWAINPTATGMLGAQALIAFKSSGAMTVKTYNITSFASIAESKISFEVWDLSAEESGGTITLFAKLKLPGNSDIVNQVWQVGPSVTNGVPDIHAMSAANKASLSTLNLTAGQTSSTSGGLGSRTKNKNIHGILNVVSWGILFPVGAIIARYLRTFESADPAWFYLHAFCQVSAYAIGVAGWATGLKLGGQSQGIIYTDHRNIGIALFCFATVQIFALFLRPKKDHKYRFYWNIYHHGIGYTIIILGVVNLFKGYDILQPAKKWKSAYVIVLIVLGAISLLLEAITWFVVLRRKSSKSTKPHDGYNNGEDRQ; this is encoded by the exons ATGGATTCTCATCAATCCTCTGTGATTCTTCTTCTCAGCTTCTGTTCTCTCCTCCTAATCTCACCATCTCATGCCCAAACCTGTACCTCCCAAACCTTCACCAACAACGCTCTCTATTCCAAATGTCTAGACCTCCCTCACCTCTCCTCTTATCTCCATTGGACTCTCAACGCAGCCAATTCATCTCTCTCCATAGCTTTCATGGCTCAGCCTGCAGGCACCAATGGTTGGGTCGCTTGGGCCATAAACCCAACTGCGACTGGCATGCTTGGTGCTCAGGCCCTCATAGCCTTCAAATCCAGTGGTGCTATGACTGTTAAAACCTATAACATAACCTCTTTTGCTTCTATCGCTGAGTCCAAGATTTCCTTTGAGGTTTGGGACCTAAGTGCTGAGGAATCAGGAGGAACTATTACGCTTTTTGCTAAGTTGAAGCTCCCTGGTAACTCTGACATTGTTAACCAGGTTTGGCAGGTGGGGCCATCTGTTACAAATGGTGTACCAGATATACATGCGATGAGTGCAGCCAATAAGGCTTCTTTGTCCACTCTCAATTTGACTGCTGGCCAGACTTCCTCTACCTCTGGTGGACTGGGTTCAAGGACCAAGAATAAAAAT ATTCATGGAATACTGAATGTTGTGAGTTGGGGCATTCTGTTTCCTGTTGGAGCTATCATTGCAAGGTACTTGAGGACTTTTGAGTCTGCGGATCCGGCATGGTTCTATCTTCATGCTTTTTGTCAAGTATCTGCTTATGCCATTGGGGTGGCTGGCTGGGCAACTGGTCTTAAGCTTGGAGGTCAGTCACAAGGAATCATATACACGGATCATCGTAACATCGGAATTGCATTGTTTTGTTTCGCCACTGTGCAG ATTTTTGCACTGTTCTTAAGACCAAAGAAAGATCACAAGTACCGCTTTTATTGGAATATCTACCACCATGGTATTGGATATACCATTATTATTCTTGGTGTCGTCAATTTGTTCAAGGGTTATGACATTTTGCAGCCTGCAAAGAAATGGAAATCTGCTTATGTTATTGTGCTCATTGTGTTGGGTGCGATTTCCTTGTTGTTGGAAGCAATTACTTGGTTTGTAGTTTTGAGGAGGAAATCCAGCAAGTCCACGAAGCCCCATGACGGATACAACAATGGAGAAGACAGGCAATAG